Proteins found in one Coleofasciculus chthonoplastes PCC 7420 genomic segment:
- a CDS encoding peroxiredoxin: protein MEGCLRVGQPAPDFNATAVIDQEFKTIKLSDYRGQYVVIFFYPLDFTFVCPTEITAFSDRFSEFKEVGTQVLGISVDSEFSHLAWIQTDRKSGGVGDLNYPLVSDIKKEISTAYNVLDPDAGVALRGLFIIDKDGIIQQSTINNLSFGRNVDEVLRTLKAIQYVQAHPDEVCPQGWQPGDKTMVPDPVKSKVYFSAV from the coding sequence ATGGAAGGATGTCTGCGAGTTGGTCAACCTGCTCCTGACTTCAACGCGACGGCGGTCATCGATCAAGAATTTAAGACCATCAAACTGTCCGACTACCGGGGTCAATATGTAGTCATATTCTTCTATCCACTAGACTTCACCTTTGTCTGTCCCACAGAGATTACAGCATTTAGCGATCGCTTTAGTGAATTTAAAGAAGTTGGGACTCAAGTTCTCGGCATCTCCGTGGACAGTGAATTCTCTCACCTCGCTTGGATTCAAACCGATCGCAAGAGTGGTGGTGTGGGTGATCTCAATTATCCTCTAGTTTCTGACATCAAGAAAGAAATCAGTACCGCTTATAACGTTCTTGACCCCGATGCAGGTGTAGCCCTACGGGGATTGTTTATTATCGACAAAGATGGTATCATTCAGCAATCGACCATCAACAACCTCTCTTTTGGTCGGAATGTAGATGAAGTGTTGCGGACTCTGAAAGCGATTCAATACGTTCAAGCGCATCCAGACGAAGTTTGCCCTCAAGGTTGGCAACCCGGTGATAAAACAATGGTTCCCGATCCCGTTAAATCTAAGGTTTACTTCTCAGCCGTTTAA
- a CDS encoding 2-hydroxyacid dehydrogenase: MKVAVFNTKSYDRNFLETTNANYNHDLVFFEPRLTQETTALAVGFSAVCVFINDQLDKTTLRVLAAQGTKLIATRSAGFNHIDLNAAAEFGITVVRVPAYSPYAVAEHTVGLILTLNRKIHRAYNRVREGNFSLDGFMGFDLHGRTVGIIGTGKIGFLVAQILHGFGCQLLAYDLYPNPDCEALGVKYVDLQELFATSDIISLHCPLTPQTRHLINAQSLAQMKSGVMLINTSRGALIDTQAVIDALKSRKIGYLGLDVYEQESNLFFEDLSTEVIEDDVFQRLLTFPNVLITGHQAFFTEDALQNIAQTTLSNISDVESGRPCPNEVSAQRVVATKSG; this comes from the coding sequence ATGAAAGTCGCTGTTTTCAATACCAAATCCTACGACCGCAATTTTCTAGAAACTACCAACGCGAATTATAATCATGACCTAGTTTTTTTTGAACCCCGCCTGACTCAGGAAACCACAGCCTTGGCAGTCGGGTTTTCGGCGGTGTGCGTGTTTATCAACGATCAGCTTGATAAAACGACATTGCGGGTGCTGGCTGCACAGGGGACGAAGCTGATTGCTACACGTTCGGCGGGGTTCAACCATATTGATTTAAATGCAGCGGCTGAGTTTGGCATAACTGTGGTGCGAGTTCCAGCCTATTCACCTTATGCTGTCGCTGAACATACCGTAGGACTCATTTTAACCCTTAACCGTAAAATTCATCGCGCTTATAACCGGGTGCGAGAAGGAAATTTTTCTCTGGATGGATTCATGGGATTTGATTTACATGGGCGAACGGTAGGAATTATCGGTACGGGGAAAATTGGTTTCCTGGTTGCCCAGATTCTGCATGGATTTGGTTGTCAATTACTGGCGTATGATTTGTATCCGAATCCTGATTGTGAAGCCTTGGGGGTCAAGTATGTTGATCTCCAAGAACTCTTCGCGACTTCCGATATTATCTCCCTCCATTGTCCCTTAACGCCTCAAACCCGTCACCTGATCAATGCCCAATCATTGGCGCAAATGAAATCAGGTGTGATGCTGATTAACACCAGTCGCGGCGCACTTATTGATACGCAAGCCGTTATTGATGCGCTCAAGTCTCGAAAAATTGGCTATCTAGGTTTAGATGTTTACGAACAAGAATCTAATTTGTTCTTTGAAGATTTGTCTACAGAAGTGATTGAAGATGATGTTTTTCAACGACTACTAACATTTCCTAACGTTTTGATTACAGGTCATCAAGCCTTTTTTACTGAAGATGCTTTGCAAAATATTGCTCAGACAACCTTATCTAACATTAGCGATGTCGAGTCAGGGCGTCCTTGTCCTAATGAGGTCAGCGCCCAGCGTGTTGTTGCTACTAAGTCTGGATAA
- a CDS encoding amylo-alpha-1,6-glucosidase, with protein MHYLDRREWLLTNGLGSFASGTVCDARTRTYHGWLIAALDPPRQRTLLFSHLDTSLEIGGKIWTLSTNFWNGGKTIDPVGYQFLRSFDTDPVPHWVWGYQQWQLTRQLVMPYGLVEDEEGFRETRQFCHRILIQYRYQGSEVATLRLRPLIADRNFHHQQFDEENLQFSQLIGHQCLYLQAMRPDQVGTPWQLGWSVGEYQPDELWYWNYYYPEENQRGLGDREDLYSPGYLTISLEPGATVTLEARVGCPQDTAALELNAQVFEAAVQGEQDRQNQLVVIAAGEAGEAGEAGGAGEAGGAGGAGEDEIRYPSPIQSQQEWETIWRQLLKAGDQFIAWCASINSPTVMAGYPWFNDWGRDTLIALPGLALATGRFTLARGLLKTFGNYCRDGLIPNTFPDAETDPIYNSIDASLWWLETLGLYLEITQDWDFLIEQYPTVRKIYKAYTAGTRYNIQVDAVDGLLTWDAPDVAITWMDVVLDGQPITPRLGKVIEINALWYSALCWIGKWTEKMATGAVKDRVRLLHHTQHYIQQAQQVKTSLQRFWNPDKKYFYDTIEPDDHRNSQIRPNAVVALSLYHCGFAENQARQALQVARDRLLTPYGLRSLDPADSEYIGYYSGDRWHRDSAYHQGTVWSWLIGPFCRAWKRFYPTEPLPFDWKPLLDHLQHQACIGSISEIFDGDEPHLPQGAIAQAWSVAELIRCFRE; from the coding sequence GTGCATTATTTAGATCGGCGGGAATGGTTGCTCACGAATGGATTAGGCAGTTTTGCTAGTGGTACGGTATGTGATGCTCGTACTCGCACCTATCACGGCTGGTTGATTGCTGCACTCGATCCGCCCCGACAACGGACGTTATTATTCTCTCATTTGGATACCAGTCTAGAGATCGGGGGCAAGATTTGGACGCTTTCGACAAATTTCTGGAATGGGGGTAAGACGATTGATCCGGTAGGCTATCAATTTTTGCGTTCTTTTGACACTGATCCTGTTCCTCACTGGGTTTGGGGATACCAGCAGTGGCAATTGACACGTCAACTGGTTATGCCTTACGGGTTAGTTGAGGATGAGGAAGGGTTTCGGGAAACGCGCCAGTTTTGCCACCGGATTCTGATTCAGTATCGCTATCAAGGTAGTGAGGTGGCAACCTTAAGGTTACGTCCTTTGATTGCCGATCGCAACTTTCATCACCAGCAATTCGACGAAGAAAATTTACAATTCTCTCAATTAATTGGACATCAATGCCTTTACCTGCAAGCCATGCGCCCGGATCAAGTGGGTACGCCTTGGCAGTTGGGTTGGAGTGTAGGAGAGTATCAACCGGATGAATTGTGGTATTGGAATTACTACTATCCTGAAGAAAACCAGCGCGGGTTAGGCGATCGCGAAGATCTCTATAGTCCTGGCTATCTTACTATTTCTCTGGAACCGGGCGCAACAGTTACGTTGGAAGCGCGAGTGGGATGTCCTCAAGATACAGCAGCGCTTGAGTTAAATGCTCAAGTGTTTGAGGCGGCGGTGCAAGGGGAACAAGACAGGCAAAATCAGTTAGTGGTTATAGCAGCAGGGGAAGCTGGGGAAGCTGGGGAAGCTGGGGGAGCTGGGGAAGCTGGGGGAGCTGGGGGAGCTGGGGAAGATGAAATTAGATATCCATCTCCGATTCAATCGCAGCAAGAGTGGGAGACGATTTGGCGTCAGTTACTCAAAGCTGGCGATCAATTTATTGCTTGGTGTGCTTCCATTAATAGCCCAACGGTGATGGCGGGTTATCCTTGGTTCAATGATTGGGGGCGGGATACACTAATTGCTTTGCCCGGATTGGCATTAGCGACAGGACGTTTTACTTTAGCTAGGGGACTACTCAAAACCTTTGGCAATTATTGTCGCGATGGTTTAATTCCGAATACCTTTCCCGATGCTGAGACTGATCCGATTTATAACAGTATTGATGCGTCTTTGTGGTGGCTGGAAACCCTGGGACTGTATTTGGAAATCACCCAAGATTGGGACTTTTTGATTGAGCAATATCCAACGGTGCGAAAAATCTACAAAGCTTATACGGCAGGCACTCGTTACAATATTCAAGTTGACGCCGTAGATGGACTGCTAACCTGGGACGCGCCGGATGTGGCGATTACCTGGATGGATGTGGTGCTGGATGGTCAACCGATTACACCTCGTCTGGGAAAAGTGATTGAAATTAATGCGCTTTGGTATTCAGCGTTGTGTTGGATTGGTAAATGGACTGAAAAAATGGCAACGGGGGCGGTTAAGGATCGGGTGCGTTTGTTGCACCATACTCAACATTATATCCAGCAAGCACAACAGGTAAAAACGTCATTGCAGCGGTTTTGGAATCCCGATAAAAAATACTTTTATGACACCATAGAACCCGATGATCACCGCAATTCTCAAATTCGCCCCAATGCGGTAGTGGCGCTGTCTCTGTATCATTGTGGTTTTGCAGAGAATCAAGCGCGACAGGCTTTGCAAGTAGCACGCGATCGCTTGTTAACTCCCTACGGTTTGCGAAGCCTTGATCCGGCTGACTCTGAGTACATTGGTTACTATAGCGGCGATCGCTGGCATCGGGATAGTGCTTATCACCAAGGAACGGTATGGAGTTGGCTGATTGGACCCTTTTGTCGGGCGTGGAAACGTTTCTATCCCACAGAACCGCTTCCCTTTGACTGGAAACCTTTGCTAGATCACCTTCAGCATCAAGCCTGTATTGGGTCTATTTCCGAGATTTTCGATGGAGACGAACCCCATCTCCCCCAAGGCGCGATCGCCCAAGCTTGGTCTGTTGCAGAATTAATTCGTTGCTTTAGGGAATAG
- a CDS encoding peroxiredoxin family protein, translating to MLTSTDFRGLFNERFLRNFFPIPATNPLRLGQLTPDFELPDITNNRQVRLSSYREQQPILLAFTRIFTEKQYCPLCYPHIQAMNEQYEQFTQKGVEVLMITSTDFQQSKTVVKDLGLKMPLLSDSSCRTFQAYQVGQALGAPLPAQFLIDKQGKLCFKHLFSFLSPNAEMEKLLSNLE from the coding sequence ATGCTAACATCAACTGACTTTAGGGGTTTATTCAACGAGCGTTTTCTGCGTAATTTTTTTCCCATCCCTGCTACCAATCCTTTGAGATTAGGACAACTGACTCCGGATTTTGAACTACCGGATATCACGAATAATCGTCAGGTGAGATTATCCAGTTACCGAGAACAACAACCGATTCTGCTGGCATTTACCCGCATTTTTACCGAAAAGCAATATTGCCCCCTTTGCTATCCCCATATTCAGGCGATGAATGAGCAATACGAGCAATTTACTCAGAAGGGGGTAGAGGTGTTAATGATAACGAGTACCGATTTTCAGCAAAGCAAAACAGTGGTCAAGGATTTAGGATTAAAAATGCCCCTGTTGAGTGATTCAAGTTGTCGAACTTTTCAAGCCTATCAAGTCGGTCAGGCACTTGGAGCGCCTTTACCTGCTCAGTTTTTGATCGATAAACAAGGCAAACTCTGCTTTAAACATTTGTTTTCATTCTTATCGCCAAATGCTGAGATGGAGAAGCTACTCTCAAACCTTGAGTAG
- a CDS encoding OmpA family protein yields the protein MVFNQNCVRVRSRHFSAGNAKALTTNPPQPEALKRLLQTLKRLLQTLTLASVLTSPTLVTAQSPNLRVVVNSTQDSITPDEFLTLREAIELTNGQLTVNQLSDTERTLVSSSPGQSPQIEFNLPPQDTTIYLTELLPPLASPGLVVDGTTQPGYDPTTSPTAEIAIPQPIVTITPTPGQSILRGLTIVADGVTVRGLSIYGFKAVNETTLATPPADIFISHASPPPDISQQETPNYRFPFYPENVPPQDVNLEFNWLGIPPNGEMPENRSGFGVYVFNSLGTRVYRNRITDHDGSAIITSVQANNLQVSENIIVGNGIDGMPDAIRLEGVINDSEITGNLICGNDGSGVYLFKPEGAVQIRENQIIFNGRRLRRAAVYLMGNNHQVRENQIAYQPGPGVVVTAYPDSDRNVIETNRFAGLEGLSIDLNAQQHVEPIHFQIGDGHNPPRTTKYQRQTTGNNGINAPQFVSEEFVQLGDQLEVLGQAEPGSTVELYRVREAAESVYGPLSEPIASATTDAEGEFRVTLTGLQPGETISAIATHPENGTSEPALNAVVTSSDGTIPANPEPQPPVIPQCLTQTPPPSSPPEPTPPVQQPLTLRVPRNVHFALDRADISPESAAVLDQVAAVLQEYPFLTIELQGHTDPRASAAYNQALARRRALAVRNYLLRQGVDPGRMTIRSFGESQRRTTGSGVVDYARDRRVEIIFQDLRGLEIIFEDQETDLQIEF from the coding sequence ATGGTGTTTAATCAAAACTGTGTTCGTGTTCGTAGTCGGCACTTTAGTGCCGGAAATGCTAAAGCGCTTACTACAAACCCACCCCAGCCAGAAGCGCTAAAGCGCTTACTACAAACGCTAAAGCGCTTACTACAAACTTTAACGTTAGCCAGCGTCTTAACATCGCCAACGTTAGTGACAGCCCAATCCCCGAATTTACGAGTGGTTGTTAATAGCACTCAGGATAGTATCACGCCCGATGAATTTCTCACCTTGCGGGAAGCGATTGAACTAACAAATGGTCAATTGACAGTTAATCAATTAAGTGATACCGAAAGAACGTTAGTTAGTTCCAGTCCTGGACAATCGCCCCAAATTGAGTTTAATTTACCCCCGCAAGACACCACGATTTATCTGACTGAATTATTGCCCCCGTTGGCAAGTCCAGGACTCGTGGTGGATGGGACAACTCAACCGGGATATGATCCGACAACCTCACCCACGGCGGAAATTGCCATTCCTCAACCGATTGTCACCATTACTCCGACACCCGGTCAATCCATTTTGCGGGGATTAACCATTGTGGCGGATGGTGTCACCGTGCGAGGCTTGAGTATTTATGGCTTTAAAGCCGTAAACGAGACAACTTTAGCCACTCCTCCAGCGGATATTTTTATTTCCCATGCCTCACCGCCCCCGGATATTAGTCAGCAAGAAACCCCCAATTATCGGTTTCCTTTTTATCCGGAGAATGTTCCGCCTCAAGATGTGAACCTTGAGTTTAATTGGTTGGGAATTCCACCGAATGGGGAAATGCCAGAAAACAGGTCAGGGTTTGGAGTGTATGTGTTTAATAGTTTAGGCACAAGAGTTTACCGCAATCGAATTACTGACCATGATGGCAGTGCGATTATTACATCCGTGCAAGCGAATAATTTACAGGTGAGCGAAAATATTATTGTCGGGAATGGCATAGATGGAATGCCAGATGCGATTCGCTTGGAAGGGGTGATTAATGATTCAGAAATTACCGGAAATTTAATTTGTGGCAATGATGGCAGTGGCGTGTATTTATTTAAACCGGAAGGGGCGGTACAAATTCGCGAAAACCAGATTATTTTTAATGGTAGACGCCTGCGACGGGCGGCGGTGTATTTGATGGGAAATAATCACCAAGTTAGGGAGAATCAAATCGCTTATCAGCCGGGACCCGGTGTGGTGGTGACGGCGTATCCAGATAGCGATCGCAATGTGATTGAAACCAATCGGTTTGCGGGGTTGGAGGGGTTGAGTATTGACCTGAATGCCCAGCAACACGTAGAACCGATTCATTTCCAAATCGGGGATGGTCATAATCCCCCCCGGACTACCAAGTATCAACGCCAGACTACAGGGAACAATGGGATAAATGCCCCTCAGTTTGTCTCCGAGGAATTCGTTCAATTGGGTGATCAGTTAGAAGTATTGGGTCAAGCTGAACCGGGTTCAACAGTGGAACTCTATCGAGTCAGGGAAGCCGCCGAGAGTGTCTATGGTCCCTTGAGTGAACCGATTGCTAGTGCGACAACCGATGCTGAGGGTGAATTTAGGGTTACGCTGACGGGGTTACAGCCTGGGGAGACGATAAGTGCGATCGCGACTCACCCCGAAAACGGCACATCAGAACCCGCCCTGAATGCGGTAGTAACATCCTCAGATGGTACAATTCCCGCGAACCCAGAACCCCAACCCCCTGTGATTCCCCAATGTCTCACCCAAACCCCGCCGCCATCTTCTCCGCCAGAACCGACGCCACCCGTTCAACAACCGTTGACACTGCGGGTACCTCGGAATGTCCATTTTGCCCTCGATCGGGCTGATATCTCGCCAGAGAGTGCGGCGGTATTGGATCAAGTCGCAGCGGTTCTCCAAGAATATCCCTTCCTCACCATTGAACTACAAGGACACACCGATCCTCGCGCCAGCGCCGCCTACAACCAAGCCTTAGCCAGACGTCGGGCGTTAGCGGTGCGGAATTATCTGTTGCGTCAAGGAGTCGATCCGGGACGAATGACGATTCGATCCTTCGGAGAAAGCCAGCGCCGGACAACAGGTAGCGGGGTGGTGGACTACGCACGCGATCGGCGAGTGGAAATTATATTCCAAGATTTGAGAGGCTTGGAGATTATTTTTGAAGACCAAGAAACCGACTTACAAATTGAATTTTAG
- a CDS encoding DUF11 domain-containing protein — MKSLTATLGVYDRLLTTLIAALFFTGTSSATAQEIKNQASASGENLPGSGIVNSNETSLVAGQAALELIKTADRAAAEPGDTVVYRLALRNSGEAAASDIVVTDRSPLGVRFLPESLQGSITTGTNTEPVTLPSAERDGRNVAFTFPRLEPNQTLNIIYAAVITPDAVRGDGRNVAQERRSNIASFLMRIRPGILSDCGTIVGRVFVDKNFDGEQQPGEPGVPNAVIYMDDGNRITTDTDGLFSLANVIAGNRSGTLDLSSLPGYSLAPNLYFIEGNSQSRLVRLSPGGMARMNFAVTPAYGEEQ; from the coding sequence ATGAAATCTTTAACGGCAACGTTAGGGGTCTATGATCGGCTGCTAACTACGCTTATTGCTGCATTATTTTTCACTGGAACTTCATCGGCTACTGCCCAAGAAATTAAAAATCAAGCTTCAGCGTCCGGTGAGAATTTGCCAGGTTCAGGTATTGTTAACTCTAACGAAACCTCCCTAGTCGCAGGTCAGGCGGCTCTAGAGCTGATTAAAACAGCCGATCGCGCTGCCGCAGAACCGGGAGATACGGTGGTGTACCGCCTTGCCCTGAGAAACAGCGGTGAAGCCGCCGCCAGTGACATTGTGGTGACGGATCGATCGCCCTTGGGTGTGCGATTTTTGCCGGAGTCACTGCAAGGTTCGATTACTACAGGCACTAATACAGAACCCGTAACGTTACCGTCAGCCGAGCGGGATGGGCGCAATGTCGCGTTTACGTTTCCCCGCTTAGAACCCAATCAAACCCTCAATATCATCTATGCGGCGGTGATCACACCCGATGCGGTTCGGGGAGATGGTCGAAATGTCGCCCAGGAACGGCGCAGTAATATCGCCAGCTTTTTGATGCGGATTCGACCGGGAATTTTATCCGATTGCGGCACCATCGTGGGGCGAGTGTTCGTGGATAAGAACTTTGATGGCGAACAGCAACCGGGAGAACCAGGAGTCCCGAATGCGGTGATTTACATGGATGATGGGAACCGGATTACCACGGATACCGATGGTTTGTTTTCATTAGCCAACGTTATCGCCGGAAATCGCAGTGGGACGCTGGATTTGAGCAGTTTGCCCGGATACAGCCTTGCTCCCAATCTCTATTTCATCGAAGGGAATAGTCAATCTCGCTTGGTGCGACTTTCACCTGGAGGGATGGCGCGGATGAACTTTGCGGTGACACCGGCTTATGGGGAGGAGCAGTGA